A stretch of the Lactuca sativa cultivar Salinas chromosome 9, Lsat_Salinas_v11, whole genome shotgun sequence genome encodes the following:
- the LOC111920417 gene encoding RNA-binding KH domain-containing protein RCF3 has translation MMDRSRSKRYYYDQDYDHMETLPRTKQRYNNNYSGGHHYGPNNHHQRRNIGGGGGGGGGGGGSGGGRKPQDPSSLMVTTSYRILCHDAKAGSVIGKSGSIIKAIRQHTGAWINVHELMPGDEERIIEISDTRRRDPDGRMPSFSPAQEALLLIHERILESDGGGYSLGYGGGDDDEDMYSSRLGVNRLVTRLVVSRMHVGCLLGKGGKIIEQMRMETKTHIRVLPRDHTIPRCVEMSEEIVQVVGEMSSVKNAVEIISSRLRESQHRDRSHFHGRLQSPDRFFPEDDFMHHPNNMPRRLPMEGPNNYGSRLPNNGRNFNHASRPSSYVNDTGASPLSDNAQSLYAEDLVFRILCPNNKVDSVVGQSDGFMELLQNEIGVDVKVADLVVGSDEQIIIISSEEGPDDELFPAQEALLHIQTRILDLVPEKDNIITTRLLLSSGEIGCLDGRDGFLSETKKMTGADIQILPRENLPQFVSVNDELVQIVGEIKAAREALVEVTLRLRSYIFQGFFQKDASQVPPFLAPSPGGSASNLEAASSNNTTPRENYSGNDPTTASNQNLQTLTLKSTGGSNNETVNQTESGNREDTPSTVNRIAVPLVTRSILEVVIPEYAVPKLITKSRNKLAQISELSGANVKLIDTSPEATEHIIQISGTPEQAERAQSLLQGFILSTQEDL, from the exons ATGATGGATAGATCAAGATCTAAGAGGTACTATTACGATCAGGACTATGACCACATGGAGACTCTACCCAGAACAAAGCAGCGGTACAATAACAACTACAGCGGCGGCCATCATTACGGTCCTAACAACCATCACCAGCGACGGAACatcggtggtggcggtggtggtggaggtggtggtggtggtagtggtggaggCCGGAAACCCCAAGATCCTTCATCTCTTATGGTCACTACGAGCTACCGGATCTTGTGTCATGATGCTAAAGCTGGAAGTGTGATCGGGAAGTCCGGGAGCATAATCAAGGCCATAAGGCAACATACCGGGGCTTGGATTAACGTCCACGAGCTGATGCCGGGAGATGAGGAGAGAATCATCGAGATCTCTGATACGCGGAGGAGGGATCCTGATGGGAGAATGCCTTCGTTTTCCCCTGCTCAGGAAGCTCTGCTTTTGATACATGAGAGGATTTTGGAGAGTGATGGAGGTGGGTACAGTTTAGGGTACGGCGGAGGTGATGACGATGAGGATATGTATAGCTCTCGGCTGGGTGTCAACAGGCTGGTAACAAGACTGGTTGTCTCCAGGATGCATGTAGGTTGTTTGCTTGGGAAAGGAGGGAAGATTATCGAACAAATGAGGATGgaaaccaaaactcacattaGGGTTCTACCTAGAGACCACACAATTCCACGATGTGTTGAAATGTCTGAAGAAATTGTTCAG GTTGTTGGTGAGATGAGCTCAGTGAAGAATGCAGTAGAAATTATTTCTTCACGATTAAGGGAGAGTCAGCATCGTGATCGAAGCCATTTTCATGGCCGGCTACAATCACCTGACAGATTCTTTCCTGAAGATGATTTTATGCATCATCCAAATAACATGCCACGTAGGCTACCAATGGAAGGACCTAATAACTATGGATCACGTTTGCCCAACAATGGCAGAAACTTTAATCATGCGTCACGTCCATCTAGCTATGTTAATGATACTGGAGCTAGTCCTCTATCTGACAATGCTCAATCCCTTTATGCAGAAGATCTTGTATTTCGTATACTTTGTCCAAACAATAAAGTTGATAGTGTTGTAGGCCAATCAGATGGATTTATGGAATTACTCCAGAATGAAATTGGTGTTGATGTCAAAGTTGCTGATCTTGTGGTCGGATCAGATGAACAAATCATCATCATCTCTTCAGAAGAG GGCCCTGATGATGAGCTATTTCCTGCTCAAGAAGCTCTTTTGCACATTCAGACACGAATTCTTGATCTTGTTCCTGAAAAAGACAACATTATCACAACGCGTCTTCTACTTTCATCTGGTGAAATTGGATGTTTAGATGGAAGAGATGGATTTTTATCTGAGACAAAGAAAATGACTGGTGCAGACATTCAGATTCTACCCAGGGAAAATCTCCCACAATTTGTATCAGTTAATGATGAACTTGTACAG ATTGTTGGAGAGATCAAGGCTGCTAGAGAAGCTCTTGTGGAGGTGACATTGAGACTAAGGAGTTATATATTTCAAGGGTTTTTTCAAAAGGATGCATCACAAGTTCCTCCCTTTCTTGCACCTAGCCCTGGGGGTAGTGCTTCAAACTTGGAAGCAGCTTCTAGCAATAACACAACTCCTCGTGAAAATTATTCCGGAAATGACCCTACCACTGCATCCAACCAAAATCTGCAAACTCTAACACTAAAG AGTACTGGTGGATCTAACAATGAAACTGTAAATCAAACCGAAAGTGGAAACCGTGAAGATACACCATCTACAGTAAACAG aATTGCTGTACCACTAGTtacaaggagtattctggaagttgtGATACCAGAATATGCAGTTCCCAAGCTCATAACAAAGTCAAGAAATAAGCTTGCTCAGATTAGTGAA CTTTCGGGAGCCAATGTGAAACTGATTGATACAAGTCCAGAAGCAACAGAACATATTATCCAAATATCTGGTACCCCTGAGCAAGCTGAAAGAGCCCAAAGTTTGCTACAAGGATTTATTTTGAGCA CCCAAGAAGACCTATAA
- the LOC111920418 gene encoding uncharacterized protein LOC111920418 codes for MSGFCPSIFSDLLQIHIPSFYLHPPKAKCNTRMRLYVVPSKMFRCYATTESLHVGITSNENQVSPIVTDPDKSQSKHLGDDFEMMLEELFSEIKSMISLGNKSDALDLLEANYEAVKEQMVAGRKNIEEAAILDVIALGYMAIEDFKMVDIIMNMLNEIVHDLSDDEPLLDSILTHMGSMNSALGRFENSMLLYKRALTILEKNHGSNSKSLVMPLLGMSKALGSAGRAIKAIDIYHRTISILESNMGAESKELVVPLNALGNLLIEEGKVKDAENTFTRIVGIYTNLYGKDDDRVAMAMCSLANAKCAKGDAEGAIDLYTNALRVMELSENMNLDDIVLEKTRVELAELLHVVGRAKEGRKLLEECLSITKKYKGEEDPSYITHLTNLATSYSRSKNYVESERLLRSTLNIMKKTVGPNDPSTTFPMLQLAVTLYNLKQDEEAERLALKVLHIREKAFGNSSLPVGEALECLISIQKRVGRDDGEILEMLKRNLRIQEREFGDESEQVVETLKKIVFYMEKMEIKDQKYPFQRRLSLLRNKFKQQLQY; via the exons ATGAGTGGATTTTGTCCAAGCATTTTCTCAGACTTGTTACAGATACACATTCCTAGTTTCTATCTTCATCCCCCAAAAGCAAAATGTAACACGAGAATGAGGCTGTATGTGGTTCCTAGTAAGATGTTTAGATGTTATGCTACTACTGAATCATTGCATGTAGGCATCACCTCAAATGAAAATCAAGTTTCTCCCATTGTTACTGATCCAGATAAATCTCAAAG CAAACATTTGGGAGATGATTTTGAAATGATGTTAGAAGAACTGTTCTCTGAAATCAAAAGCATGATAAGTTTGGGGAACAAAAGTGATGCTCTTGATCTACTTGAAGCAAATTATGAAGCTGTGAAGGAACAAATGGTTGCAGGAAGGAAAAATATAGAAGAAGCTGCTATTCTGGATGTCATAGCCTTGGGTTACATGGCTATTGAAGACTTCAAGATGGTTGACATTATCATGAATATG TTGAATGAGATTGTACATGATTTGAGTGATGATGAGCCTCTTCTTGATTCGATACTGACACACATGGGGAGTATGAATTCAGCTTTAGGGAGGTTTGAGAATTCCATGCTTTTATACAAGAGAGCCCTTACAATTTTGGAGAAAAATCATG GAAGTAATAGTAAATCTCTTGTTATGCCATTATTGGGAATGAGCAAGGCTCTTGGTTCTGCTGGAAGGGCAATAAAGGCAATTGACATTTATCATCGCACAATTTCCATATTGGAGTCTAACATGGGAGCAGAAAGCAAGGAATTAGTTGTACCCTTGAATGCCCTTGGCAATCTTTTAATCGAAGAAGGAAAAGTCAAAGATGCCGAAAATACTTTTACgcg AATTGTAGGCATATATACCAATTTATATGGAAAAGACGATGATAGAGTTGCAATGGCTATGTGTTCTTTAGCCAATGCAAAGTGTGCAAAAG GAGATGCAGAAGGAGCCATTGACTTATACACAAATGCTCTTCGGGTGATGGAGCtttcagaaaatatgaatttAGATGATATTGTATTGGAGAAGACAAGGGTAGAATTGGCAGAGTTGCTTCATGTTGTAGGAAG AGCAAAGGAAGGGAGGAAACTTCTAGAAGAATGCTTATCCATCACTAAAAAATACAAAGGAGAAGAGGATCCAAGTTACATAACTCACCTTACAAATCTAGCAACATCATATTCACGTTCCAAAAACTATGTGGAATCAGAGCGCCTCCTAAGATCAACCTTAAACATCATGAAAAAAACTGTGGGCCCCAATGACCCCTCCACCACCTTTCCTATGTTACAGCTGGCAGTAACTCTTTACAACCTTAAACAAGATGAAGAAGCTGAACGACTTGCACTTAAAGTCTTACACATTCGTGAAAAAGCATTTGGAAATTCCTCTTTACCAGTtg GGGAAGCGTTGGAGTGTTTGATAAGCATTCAAAAGAGAGTTGGAAGAGATGATGGTGAGATATTAGAGATGTTGAAGAGGAATTTAAGGATACAAGAGAGAGAATTTGGTGATGAAAGTGAACAAGTGGTTGAAACCTTGAAGAAGATTGTGTTTTATATGGAGAAAATGGAGATTAAGGATCAAAAGTATCCTTTTCAAAGGAGATTATCTTTGCTTAGAAATAAATTTAAGCAACAACTTCAATATTAA